A window of Bos taurus isolate L1 Dominette 01449 registration number 42190680 breed Hereford chromosome 19, ARS-UCD2.0, whole genome shotgun sequence contains these coding sequences:
- the TMEM94 gene encoding LOW QUALITY PROTEIN: transmembrane protein 94 (The sequence of the model RefSeq protein was modified relative to this genomic sequence to represent the inferred CDS: deleted 1 base in 1 codon), which yields MDLKEKHEGEPPLALGLSTRKALSILKEQLEAVLDGHLKERKKCLTWKEMWRSSFLHHGNRCSCFHWPGASLMLLAVFLLLACCGGQPAGSRGVELVNASALFLLLLLNLVLIGRQDRLKRQEVERRLRGVIDQIQDALRDGKEVKWPDAMYPDLHMPFAPSWSLHWAYRDGHLVNLPVSLLVEGDIIALRPGQESFASLRGIKDDEHIVLEPGDLFPPFSPPPSPRGEVKKGPQNPQQHRLFRVLETPVIDNIRWCLDMALSRPVTALDNERFTVQSVMLRYAVPVVLASFLITNALRFMLNAPGVTTWQYTLLQLQVNGVLPILPLLFPVLWVLATACGEARVLAQMSKASPSSLLAKFSEDTLSSYTEAVSSQEMLRCIWGHFLRVIQGTSPTLSHSSSLLHSLGSVTVLCCVDKQGILSWPNPSPETVLFFSGKVEPPHSSHEDLTDDLSTRSFCHPEVEEEPHERDALLAGSLNAPLHLSNEQERGGHWPSDGPKASEPHPHHRAHGRSKHLSGSSVSFSRDTEGGEDDDPSKTQHGPEGEPYEAEDFVCDYHLEMLSLSQDQQNPSCIQFDDSNWQLHLTSLKPLGLNVLLNLCDASVTERLCRFSDHLCNVALQESRSAVLPVRVPWGLCELARLIGFTPGAKELFKQGNHLALYRLPSAETMKETSLGRLSCVTKRRPPLSHMISLFIKDTTTSTEQMLSHGTADVVLEACTDFWDGADIYPLSGSDRKKVLDFYQRACLSGYCSAFAYKPMSCALSSQLNGKCIELVQAPGQNSIFTTCELPSTIPIKLSARRGSWSSDEGIGEVLEKEDCMQALSGQIFMGMVSSQYQARLDIVRLIDGLVNACIRFVYFSLEDELKSKVFAEKMGLETGWNCHISLTPNGDMPGSEIPPSSPSHAGSLHDDLNQASRDDAEGLLLMEEEGHSDLISFQPTDSDLPSFLEDCNRAKLPRGIHQVRPHLQNIDNVPLLVPLFTDCTPETMCEMIKIMQEYGEVTCCLGSSANLRNSCLFLQSDVSIALDPLYPSRCSWETFGYATSTSMAQASDGLSPLQLSGQLNSLPCSLTFRQEETISIIRLIEQARHATYGIRKCFLFLLQCQLTLVVIQFLSCLVQLPPILSTTDILWLSCFCYPLLSISLLGKPPHSSIMSMATGKNLQSIPKKTQHYFLLCFLLKFSLTISSCLICFAFTLQSFCDRSRARNLTNCSSIMLPSHVDKAPAWFDNFANGLLSAQKLAAALIVLHTVFISITHVHRTKPLWRKSPLTNLWWAVTVPVVLLGQVAQTAVDLQLWTHRDSHIHFGLEDVPLLTWLLGCLSLVLVVVTNEVVKLHEIRVRVRYQKRQKLQFETKLGMNSPF from the exons GGCGAGCCGCCCTTGGCCCTGGGCCTGTCCACCCGGAAGGCCCTCAGCATTCTGAAGGAGCAGCTGGAGGCAGTGCTGGATGGACACCTGAAGGAGCGGAAGAAATGTCTCACGTGGAAG GAGATGTGGAGAAGCAGCTTCCTGCACCATGGGAACCGCTGCTCCTGTTTCCACTGGCCGGGCGCCTCGCTCATGCTCCTGGCTGTGTTCCTGCTGCTCGCCTGCTGCGGGGGCCAGCCAGCCGGCAG CCGCGGGGTGGAGCTGGTGAACGCCTCAGCGCTCTTCCTCCTGCTGCTCCTCAACCTCGTCCTCATTGGGCGGCAAGATCGGCTGAAGCGTCAGGAGGTAGAACGGAGACTGCGGGGCGTCATTGACCAAATCCAAG ATGCCCTCAGGGATGGCAAGGAGGTCAAGTGGCCAGATGCCATGTATCCAGACCTCCACATGCCCTTCGCACCATCTTGGTCTCTGCACTGGGCCTATAGAGATGGACATCTCGTCAACCTGCCGGTTAGCCTGCTGGTAGAAGGCGACATCATAGCTCTGAGGCCAGGCCAGGAATCCTTTGCTTCCCTGCGGGGCATCAAG GACGACGAGCACATCGTCTTGGAGCCGGGAGACCTGTTCCCCCCTTTCTCACCACCCCCGTCCCCCCGGGGAGAAGTGAAGAAGGGGCCGCAGAACCCCCAGCAGCACCGGCTCTTCCGTGTCCTCGAGACCCCCGTGATCGACAACATCAG GTGGTGCCTGGACATGGCCCTGTCCCGCCCGGTGACCGCTCTGGACAACGAGAGGTTCACAGTGCAGTCGGTGATGCTGCGCTACGCGGTGCCTGTGGTCCTG GCCAGCTTCCTCATCACCAACGCCCTGCGCTTCATGCTCAATGCCCCGGGTGTCACCACCTGGCAATACACTCTCCTCCAGCTGCAG GTGAATGGCGTCCTGCCCATCCTCCCCCTGCTCTTCCCGGTCCTCTGGGTCCTGGCAACCGCCTGTGGAGAAGCCCGTGTCCTGGCCCAGATGAGCAAGGCCTCG CCCAGCTCCCTG CTGGCCAAGTTCTCGGAGGACACTCTTAGCAGCTATACAGAAGCCGTGTCCTCTCAG GAGATGCTGCGCTGCATTTGGGGCCACTTCCTGCGGGTGATCCAGGGGACGTCGCCCACACTGAGCCACAGCTCCAGCCTGCTGCACAGCCTGGGCTCCGTCACG GTCCTGTGCTGTGTGGACAAACAGGGGATCCTGTCGTGGCCCAACCCCAGCCCGGAGACCGTGCTGTTCTTCAGCGGGAAGGTGGAGCCCCCGCACAGCAGCCACGAGGACCTCACAGACGACCTGTCCACCCGCTCCTTCTGCCATCccgaggtggaggaggag CCCCACGAACGCGACGCCCTCCTGGCCGGCTCCCTGAACGCCCCGCTGCACCTTTCCAATGAGCAGGAGCGCGGCGGCCACTGGCCAAGCGACGGTCCCAAGGCGTCCGAGCCCCACCCTCACCACCGGGCACATGGCCGCAGCAAACACCTGTCTGGCTCCAGCGTGAGCTTCAGCAGGGACACCGAGGGCGGCGAAGACGACGACCCCAGCAAG aCGCAGCACGGGCCGGAGGGCGAGCCCTACGAAGCCGAGGACTTCGTGTGTGACTACCACCTGGAGATGCTCAGCCTGTCCCAGGACCAGCAGAACCCCTCCTGCATCCAGTTTGACGACTCCAACTGGCAGCTGCACCTCACCTCGCTCAAGCCGCTGGGCCTCAACGTGCTGCTGAACCTGTGCGACGCCAGCGTCACCGAGCGGCTCTGCCGGTTCTCAGACCACCTGTGCAACGTCGCCCTGCAGGAGAGCCGCAGCGCCGTGCTGCCCGTGCGTGTGCCCTGGGGCCTCTGTGAGCTCGCCCGCCTCATCG GCTTCACTCCCGGGGCCAAGGAGCTCTTCAAGCAGGGGAACCACCTCGCACTCTACCGTCTCCCCAGCGCTGAGACCATGAAGGAGACCTCGCTGGGGAGGCTGTCCTGCGTCACCAAGCGGCGGCCCCCgcttagccacatgatcagcctCTTCATCAAGGACACCACCACCA GCACAGAGCAGATGCTGTCCCACGGCACGGCTGACGTGGTCTTGGAGGCCTGCACAGACTTCTGGGACGGAGCTGACATCTACCCTCTTTCAGGTTCCGACAG AAAGAAAGTGCTGGATTTCTACCAGCGAGCCTGCCTGTCTGGCTACTGCTCTGCCTTCGCCTACAAGCCCATGAGCTGTGCCCTGTCCTCCCAGCTCAATGGCAAGTGCATCGAGCTGGTGCAGGCGCCCGGCCAGAACAGCATCTTCACCACGTGCGAGCTGCCCAGCACCATTCCCATCAAGCTGAGCGCCCGCCGCGGCAGCTGGAGCTCAGACG AAGGGATCGGGGAGGTGCTGGAGAAGGAAGACTGCATGCAGGCCCTGAGTGGCCAGATCTTCATGGGCATGGTGTCCTCCCAGTACCAGGCCCGCCTGGACATCGTGCGCCTCATCGACGGGCTGGTCAACGCCTGCATCCGCTTCGTCTACTTCTCATTGGAGGATGAGCTCAAAAGCAAG GTGTTTGCAGAGAAGATGGGCCTGGAGACGGGCTGGAATTGCCACATCTCCCTCACGCCCAATGGTGACATGCCCGGCTCCGAGATCCCCCCCTCCAGCCCCAGCCATGCTGGCTCCCTGCACGACGACCTGAACCAGG CATCCCGAGACGACGCGGAAGGACTCCTTCTAATGGAGGAGGAGGGTCACTCGGACCTCATTAGCTTCCAGCCCACGGATAGCGACCTCCCCAGCTTCCTGGAAGACTGCAACCGG GCCAAGCTGCCCCGGGGCATCCACCAGGTGCGGCCCCACCTGCAGAACATCGACAACGTGCCCCTGCTGGTGCCCCTCTTCACCGACTGTACCCCCGAGA CCATGTGTGAGATGATCAAGATCATGCAGGAGTACGGGGAGGTGACCTGCTGCCTGGGCAGCTCCGCCAACCTGCGGAACAGCTGCCTCTTCCTCCAGAGTGACGTCAG CATCGCCCTGGACCCCCTGTACCCGTCTCGCTGCTCCTGGGAGACCTTCGGCTACGCCACCAGCACCAGCATGGCCCAGGCCTCGGATGGCCTTTCCCCCCTGCAGCTCTCGGGGCAGCTCAACAGCCTGCCCTGCTCGCTGACCTTCCGCCAGGAGGAGACCATCAGCATCATCCGGCTCATCGAGCAG GCCCGGCACGCCACGTACGGCATCCGCAAGTGCTTCCTCTTCCTGCTGCAGTGCCAGCTGACGCTTGTGGTCATCCAG TTCCTCTCTTGCCTCGTCCAGCTGCCGCCAATCCTGAGCACCACCGACATCCTGTGGCTGTCCTGTTTTTGCTACCCTCTGCTCAG catttctttactGGGAAAGCCCCCACATAGCTCCATCATGTCTATGGCAACGGGGAAGAACCTTCAGTCCATTCCTAAGAAG ACCCAGCACTACTTCCTGCTGTGCTTCTTGCTGAAGTTCAGCCTCACCATCAGCTCGTGCCTCATCTGCTTTGCCTTCACACTGCAGAGCTTCTGCGACAGGTCCCGGGCCCGCAACCTCACCAACTGCTCCTCCATCATGCTGCCCAG CCACGTCGACAAGGCCCCAGCCTGGTTTGACAACTTCGCCAACGGGCTGCTGTCGGCTCAGAAGCTTGCCGCTGCCCTGATCGTCCTACACACTG TCTTCATCTCCATCACCCATGTGCACCGCACCAAGCCCCTGTGGAGGAAGAGCCCCCTGACGAACCTGTGGTGGGCCGTGACCGTGCCCGTGGT GCTGCTGGGGCAGGTGGCCCAGACGGCAGTGGACCTGCAGCTGTGGACACACAGGGACAGCCACATCCACTTCGGCCTGGAGGACGTGCCTCTGCTGACGTGGCTCCTGGGCTGCCTGTCTCTGGTCCTTGTGGTGGTCACCAACGAGGTCGTGAAACTGCACGAGATCCG AGTCCGCGTCCGCTACCAGAAGCGACAGAAGCTGCAGTTTGAAACTAAGCTGGGCATGAACTCTCCTTTCTGA